In Populus nigra chromosome 1, ddPopNigr1.1, whole genome shotgun sequence, one genomic interval encodes:
- the LOC133673525 gene encoding dihydrolipoyllysine-residue succinyltransferase component of 2-oxoglutarate dehydrogenase complex 2, mitochondrial, with the protein MFGVIRRRVANGGLSSSSSSILRQSLQTIRPAPSSTSRVSDEILTHARGFEHVRKFSCFVSPRGRAISSRPVREVVSNMELASSKKTWSRPFSSDTGDLVDAVVPFMGESITDGTLAKFLKNPGDSVEVDEPIAQIETDKVTIDVASPEAGVIKEYIAKEGDTVEPGTKIAVISKSGEGVAHVAPSENISKKAAPKQPASQTKDEEKQKPKVEASPVPEKPKTPATPPPKRSATEPQLPPKERERRVPMTRLRKRVATRLKDSQNTFAMLTTFNEVDMTNLMKLRSDYKDAFVEKHGVKLGLMSGFIKAAVSGLQNQPIINAVIDGDDIIYRDYVDISIAVGTPKGLVVPVIRNAGKMNFAEIEKEINTLAKKANDGTISIDEMAGGSFTISNGGVYGSLLSTPIINPPQSAILGMHSIVSRPMVVGGNVVPRPMMYIALTYDHRLIDGREAVFFLRRIKDVVEDPRRLLLDV; encoded by the exons ATGTTTGGGGTTATAAGAAGAAGAGTCGCTAATGGAGGCTTGTCTTCGTCGTCTTCTTCG ATTTTGAGGCAGTCATTACAAACTATTCGACCTGCGCCTTCGTCTACCTCTAGAGTCTCCGACGAG ATTTTAACTCATGCCAGAGGATTTGAACATGTTCGGAAATTCAGTTGCTTTGTTTCTCCCCGAG GCAGGGCAATTAGTTCAAGGCCCGTGAG AGAAGTTGTTTCCAACATGGAGCTCGCCTCCAGCAAGAAAACTTGGAGTAGGCCATTTTCTTCAGACACTG GGGATTTGGTTGATGCTGTTGTTCCTTTTATGGGTGAATCCATCACTGATGGCACTCTAGCAAAATTCTTAAAGA ATCCTGGTGATAGTGTAGAAGTTGATGAGCCAATTGCTCAAATTGAGACAGATAAG GTGACAATTGATGTTGCTAGTCCAGAAGCAGGTGTGATAAAAGAg TACATAGCCAAGGAAGGGGATACTGTTGAACCAGGTACCAAGATTGCTGTCATTTCAAAGTCTGGTGAAGGTGTAGCTCATGTTGCTCCATCTGAGAATATATCAAAGAAAGCTGCACCTAAGCAACCTGCTTCTCAAACGAAGGATGAAGAAAAGCAAAAGCCTAAGGTTGAAGCTAGTCCCGTCCCAGAAAAGCCTAAAACTCCAGCAACACCACCTCCTAAACGCTCTGCTACAGAACCCCAGCTTCCTCCTAAGGAAAGGGAAAGAAGA GTTCCTATGACAAGACTTCGGAAAAGGGTTGCAACCCGATTGAAGGACTCTCAGAACACATTTGCTATGTTGACAACATTCAATGAAGTTGATAT GACTAATTTGATGAAGCTTCGCTCTGATTACAAGGATGCGTTTGTCGAAAAACATGGAGTGAAATTGGGCCTTATGTCAGGATTTATAAAG GCTGCTGTCAGCGGTCTCCAGAATCAGCCTATTATAAATGCAGTTATTGATGGGGATGATATCATATACAGAGATTATGTAGACATTAGTATAGCTGTCGGTACTCCAAAG GGCCTTGTTGTTCCAGTTATCCGTAATGCTGGTAAGATGAACTTTGCTGAGATAGAGAAGGAAATCAACACACTTGCAAAGAAGGCAAATGATGGGACAATTTCAATTGATGAGATGGCTGGAGGTTCATTTACAATATCAAATGGAGGTGTTTATGGAAGCCTTTTGAGTACACCCATTATCAACCCCCCTCAG TCGGCTATATTGGGAATGCACTCGATAGTGAGTCGTCCAATGGTTGTTGGAGGTAATGTTGTTCCAAGGCCAATGATGTACATTGCACTCACATACGACCATAGGCTAATTGATGGAAGAGAGGCGGTTTTCTTCTTGCGTCGTATCAAAGATGTTGTGGAGGATCCTCGCAGGCTGCTCCTGGATGTATGA